One segment of Streptomyces sp. NBC_01463 DNA contains the following:
- a CDS encoding SRPBCC family protein, whose translation MAEHTSSSITIEAAPADVMGVIADFDRYPEWTGEVKEAEVLGTDDRGRAEKVRLVLDAGAIKDDHTLAYTWIGDYEVSWTLVKSQMLRAIDGSYALAPLGDGDRTEVTYRLTVDVKIPMLGMIKRKAEKVIIDRALAGLKKRVESVPKA comes from the coding sequence ATGGCTGAACACACCAGCTCGAGCATCACGATCGAGGCGGCACCGGCCGACGTCATGGGCGTGATCGCCGACTTCGACCGCTATCCGGAGTGGACCGGCGAGGTCAAGGAGGCCGAGGTGCTCGGCACCGACGACCGCGGCCGCGCCGAGAAGGTCCGCCTCGTCCTGGACGCCGGCGCGATCAAGGACGACCACACCCTCGCGTACACCTGGATCGGCGACTACGAGGTCAGCTGGACCCTGGTCAAGTCCCAGATGCTGCGCGCCATCGACGGCTCCTACGCCCTCGCGCCGCTCGGCGACGGCGACCGCACCGAGGTCACCTACCGGCTGACCGTCGACGTCAAGATCCCGATGCTCGGCATGATCAAGCGCAAGGCCGAGAAGGTCATCATCGACCGCGCCCTGGCCGGACTCAAGAAGCGCGTCGAGTCCGTCCCGAAGGCCTGA
- a CDS encoding alpha/beta fold hydrolase, which translates to MPVLPGAEPFRHEGGEVGVLLCHGFTGSPQSLRPWADYLAERGLTVSLPLLPGHGTRWEDMQVTGWQDWYAEVDRALRELLERCEQVFVFGLSMGGALALRLAAKHGDGVRGLVLVNPANKVHGLSAYALPVARHLVRTTKGLTSDIALAGSHEVGYDRVPLHAAHSVRKFFRLVDAELPQVTQPVLLLHSPQDHVVPPADTARILSRVSSTDVEEILLEQSYHVATLDHDAERIFDESHSFIGRLAPSVGKKGSTSGG; encoded by the coding sequence GTGCCGGTCCTTCCTGGAGCCGAGCCGTTCCGCCACGAGGGCGGAGAGGTCGGCGTCCTCCTCTGTCACGGATTCACCGGTTCCCCGCAGTCGCTGCGCCCCTGGGCCGACTATCTGGCGGAGCGCGGACTCACGGTCTCGCTGCCGCTGCTGCCCGGGCACGGCACCCGCTGGGAGGACATGCAGGTGACCGGCTGGCAGGACTGGTACGCGGAGGTGGACCGGGCGCTGCGGGAGCTGCTGGAGCGGTGCGAGCAGGTCTTCGTCTTCGGCCTCTCCATGGGCGGCGCGCTGGCGCTGCGGCTCGCCGCGAAGCACGGTGACGGGGTCCGGGGTCTGGTGCTGGTCAACCCGGCCAACAAGGTGCACGGCCTGTCGGCGTACGCGCTGCCGGTCGCCCGGCACCTGGTGCGGACGACGAAGGGGCTGACGAGCGACATCGCGCTGGCGGGGTCCCACGAGGTGGGCTACGACCGGGTGCCTCTGCACGCGGCGCACTCGGTGCGGAAGTTCTTCCGGCTGGTCGACGCCGAGCTGCCCCAGGTGACCCAGCCGGTCCTGCTGCTGCACAGCCCGCAGGACCATGTGGTGCCGCCCGCCGACACCGCCCGGATCCTGAGCCGGGTGTCCTCGACGGACGTCGAGGAGATCCTGCTGGAACAGAGCTACCACGTCGCGACGTTGGACCACGATGCGGAGCGGATCTTCGACGAGAGCCACTCGTTCATCGGCCGCCTCGCTCCGAGCGTCGGAAAGAAGGGGAGCACGTCCGGTGGCTGA
- a CDS encoding ArsA family ATPase, with amino-acid sequence MRTVLVTGLGGAGRSTVAAATALAGARSGARTLLLSADAIPGFPAETAPTRVNDTLSSVRIDSGEHFRGELLALQDELSGVLDLLGGNRMDGEELTELPGSTELALLHALRRAARGDWSRAGYDLLVVDLPPLREALAVLALPEQLRRYLRRLLPQERQAARALRPMLAQLAGVPMPAQWLYEAAARRDAELAEVQELIEDRATTLRLVAEPGPAAEDALRTARTGLALHGLRVDAVVANRVLPRHSSDPWFAALAAQQEKCLGHWREEWTAEAPSVLVPHLGRDPHGPDDLTGLDGTDGAPSLAPDTRGGGRADDPWWIEEAGAPDGPDGGDGILVWCLRLPGAVKKDLQLVRRGSELLLTVGTFHRIVPLESALRRCTVSGAALTDGVLRVRFTPDPGLWPRTG; translated from the coding sequence GTGCGTACGGTCCTGGTCACCGGCCTCGGCGGCGCGGGCCGCAGCACCGTCGCGGCGGCCACCGCCCTGGCCGGCGCCCGGAGCGGCGCCCGCACGCTGCTGCTCTCCGCCGACGCCATACCCGGCTTCCCCGCCGAAACCGCGCCCACCCGCGTCAACGACACGCTGTCATCCGTCCGGATCGACTCCGGCGAGCACTTCCGCGGCGAACTCCTCGCACTCCAGGACGAGTTGTCCGGCGTGCTCGATCTGCTCGGCGGCAACCGCATGGACGGCGAGGAGCTCACCGAACTCCCCGGCAGCACCGAACTCGCCCTGCTGCACGCGCTGCGCCGCGCCGCCCGGGGCGACTGGTCCCGCGCCGGGTACGACCTCCTCGTCGTCGACCTGCCGCCGCTGCGCGAAGCCCTCGCCGTACTGGCCCTGCCCGAGCAGCTGCGCCGCTACCTGCGGCGGCTGCTGCCGCAGGAACGCCAGGCCGCACGCGCCCTGCGCCCCATGCTCGCCCAGCTGGCCGGGGTGCCCATGCCCGCCCAGTGGCTGTACGAGGCCGCCGCCCGGCGCGACGCCGAACTCGCCGAGGTCCAGGAGCTGATCGAGGACCGTGCGACCACGCTCCGGCTGGTCGCCGAACCGGGCCCGGCGGCCGAGGACGCCCTGCGCACCGCCCGGACCGGGCTCGCCCTGCACGGGCTGCGCGTCGATGCCGTGGTCGCCAACCGGGTGCTGCCCCGCCACTCGTCCGACCCCTGGTTCGCCGCGCTCGCCGCACAGCAGGAGAAGTGCCTCGGCCACTGGCGCGAGGAATGGACGGCCGAGGCCCCCTCGGTCCTGGTGCCGCACCTGGGCCGCGACCCGCACGGCCCCGACGACCTCACCGGCCTGGACGGCACGGACGGCGCGCCGTCCCTGGCACCGGACACGCGCGGCGGCGGCCGCGCCGATGACCCCTGGTGGATCGAGGAGGCCGGCGCCCCGGACGGGCCGGACGGCGGCGACGGGATACTCGTCTGGTGCCTGCGGCTTCCCGGCGCCGTCAAGAAGGACCTCCAGCTCGTCCGGCGCGGCAGCGAGCTGCTCCTCACCGTCGGAACCTTCCACCGCATCGTGCCCCTGGAGTCCGCCCTGCGCCGCTGCACCGTCTCCGGCGCGGCCCTCACGGACGGTGTGCTGCGGGTCAGGTTCACGCCGGATCCCGGCCTGTGGCCGAGGACGGGCTGA
- a CDS encoding AMP-dependent synthetase/ligase, whose translation MREFSLPALYEVPSDGNLTDLIRRNAAQHPDVAVMSRKVAGVWTDVTATQFLAEVRAVAKGLMAAGVEPGDRVALLSRTRYEWVLLDFAIWSAGAVTVPVYETSSAEQIQWILGDSGATLCIVESDAHQASVVSVRAGLPGLKGIWQIEGDTIRQMSAAGEEISDEALDLRMTSAKADDPATIVYTSGTTGRPKGCVLTHRSFFAECGNVVERLKPLFRTGECSVLLFLPAAHVFGRLVEVASVMAPIKLGCVPDIKNLTDELAAFRPTLILGVPRVFEKVYNSARAKAQADGKGKIFDKAANTAIAYSRALGTPQGPSVGLKFKHKVFDRLVYSKLRAVLGGRGEYAISGGAPLGERLGHFYRGIGFTVLEGYGLTETCAATAFNPWDRQKIGTVGQPLPGSVVRIADDGEVLLHGEHLFSGYWNNETATAEALADGWFHTGDIGTLDEDGYLAITGRKKEIIVTAGGKNVAPAVIEDRIRGHALVAECMVVGDGRPFVGALVTLDEEFLGHWAEEHGKPVGSTALSLREDAELLAEVQRAIDDGNAAVSKAESVRKFRILAAQFTEEAGHITPSLKLKRNVVAKDFADEVESIYRA comes from the coding sequence TTGCGCGAGTTCAGCCTTCCGGCCCTGTACGAGGTCCCCTCGGACGGCAACCTGACGGATCTCATCCGCCGCAATGCCGCTCAGCATCCCGACGTCGCGGTGATGAGCCGCAAAGTGGCAGGCGTCTGGACGGACGTCACCGCCACCCAGTTCCTGGCCGAGGTCAGAGCCGTCGCCAAGGGGCTGATGGCCGCCGGTGTCGAGCCCGGCGACCGGGTCGCCCTGCTCTCCCGCACCCGTTACGAGTGGGTGCTGCTCGACTTCGCGATCTGGAGCGCGGGCGCGGTCACCGTGCCGGTGTACGAGACCAGTTCCGCCGAGCAGATCCAGTGGATCCTCGGTGACTCCGGCGCCACCCTGTGCATCGTGGAGTCCGATGCGCACCAGGCGTCCGTGGTCTCGGTCCGGGCCGGTCTGCCCGGGCTGAAGGGCATCTGGCAGATCGAGGGCGACACCATCCGGCAGATGTCGGCGGCCGGCGAGGAGATCTCGGACGAGGCGCTCGACCTGCGGATGACGAGCGCCAAGGCCGACGACCCGGCCACCATCGTCTACACCTCCGGCACCACCGGCCGCCCCAAGGGCTGTGTGCTGACGCACCGCAGCTTCTTCGCGGAGTGCGGCAACGTGGTGGAGCGGCTCAAGCCCCTCTTCCGCACCGGCGAGTGCTCGGTACTGCTCTTCCTGCCCGCCGCGCACGTCTTCGGCCGGCTGGTCGAGGTCGCCTCCGTGATGGCGCCGATCAAGCTCGGCTGCGTACCGGACATCAAGAACCTCACCGATGAGCTGGCCGCTTTCCGGCCGACGCTGATCCTCGGTGTGCCGCGGGTCTTCGAGAAGGTCTACAACTCGGCCCGGGCCAAGGCGCAGGCCGACGGCAAGGGCAAGATCTTCGACAAGGCCGCGAACACCGCGATCGCCTACAGCCGCGCGCTGGGCACCCCGCAGGGGCCGTCGGTGGGCCTGAAGTTCAAGCACAAGGTGTTCGACCGGCTCGTCTACAGCAAGCTGCGGGCCGTGCTCGGCGGACGCGGTGAGTACGCGATCTCCGGCGGCGCGCCGCTGGGCGAGCGGCTCGGCCACTTCTACCGCGGCATCGGCTTCACCGTCCTGGAGGGCTACGGCCTGACCGAGACGTGCGCGGCCACCGCCTTCAACCCGTGGGACCGGCAGAAGATCGGTACGGTCGGCCAGCCGCTGCCTGGCTCCGTGGTGCGCATCGCCGACGACGGCGAGGTGCTGCTGCACGGCGAGCACCTGTTCTCCGGCTACTGGAACAACGAGACGGCGACCGCCGAGGCGCTGGCCGACGGCTGGTTCCACACCGGTGACATCGGCACGCTCGACGAGGACGGCTACCTCGCGATCACCGGCCGCAAGAAGGAGATCATCGTCACGGCGGGCGGCAAGAACGTCGCTCCCGCCGTGATCGAGGACCGCATCCGCGGGCACGCCCTCGTCGCGGAGTGCATGGTCGTCGGCGACGGGCGCCCGTTCGTGGGCGCCCTGGTGACGCTGGACGAGGAGTTCCTGGGCCACTGGGCCGAGGAGCACGGCAAGCCGGTCGGTTCGACGGCCCTGTCGCTGCGCGAGGACGCGGAGCTGCTGGCCGAGGTGCAGCGCGCGATCGACGACGGCAACGCCGCGGTGTCCAAGGCCGAGTCCGTACGCAAGTTCCGCATCCTGGCCGCCCAGTTCACCGAGGAGGCGGGCCACATCACGCCGTCGCTGAAGCTGAAGCGGAACGTGGTGGCGAAGGACTTCGCGGACGAGGTGGAGTCGATCTACCGCGCCTGA
- a CDS encoding DUF5304 domain-containing protein, producing MSEATDRPADDDAWAQACAEDLAAEKARRRAEYGPPPGSAAEELRKLVDAVADKLGSLQSPLFGVAAQGAVQQVIKQAKSAVEPVIERNPDVFEHIAAAGSELLAAYRSAVEGQERRWTQGAGDPAGTETKAEGPTDPRDEGPGAGEHIDLD from the coding sequence ATGAGCGAAGCCACCGATCGTCCCGCCGACGACGACGCGTGGGCGCAGGCCTGCGCCGAGGACCTCGCCGCCGAGAAGGCCCGCCGCCGCGCCGAGTACGGCCCGCCGCCCGGCTCCGCCGCCGAGGAACTGCGCAAGCTGGTCGACGCCGTGGCCGACAAGCTGGGTTCCCTCCAGTCGCCGCTGTTCGGGGTGGCGGCCCAGGGAGCCGTGCAGCAGGTCATCAAGCAGGCGAAGTCCGCCGTCGAGCCCGTCATCGAACGCAATCCGGACGTTTTCGAGCACATCGCCGCGGCCGGCAGTGAACTGCTCGCCGCCTACCGCTCCGCCGTCGAGGGTCAGGAACGTCGCTGGACCCAGGGCGCGGGGGACCCCGCAGGCACGGAAACGAAGGCGGAGGGCCCCACCGACCCCCGTGACGAGGGGCCCGGCGCCGGCGAACACATCGACCTGGACTGA
- a CDS encoding endonuclease/exonuclease/phosphatase family protein: MAMMSLPDSRTEQDGSAVVRVLSYNIRSMRDDFPALVRVIRACAPDLVLIQEAPRFFRWRKRAARLAAASDLVILGGGATAAGPLLLCSLRATVERTEDILLPLTPGLHRRGFATAVVRIAGTRIGVLSCHLSLQRQERLAQAERLLETVDAMDVEHVVVAGDLNDVPSGRAFRLLAGRLQDCWEVRPRGGEHTFPPHEPQRRIDAVFATGGIEVLGCGVPAGLPGVWPPDLLAATDHLPVLAALRVPAARP; encoded by the coding sequence ATGGCCATGATGTCGCTGCCAGACTCCCGTACCGAGCAGGACGGCTCGGCCGTCGTCAGAGTGCTCAGCTACAACATCCGCTCGATGCGCGACGACTTCCCGGCGCTGGTCCGCGTCATCCGCGCCTGCGCACCCGACCTGGTCCTCATCCAGGAGGCGCCGCGCTTCTTCCGCTGGCGCAAGCGCGCCGCCCGGCTGGCCGCCGCCAGTGATCTGGTGATCCTCGGCGGCGGCGCCACCGCGGCCGGCCCGCTGCTGCTCTGCTCGCTGCGCGCCACGGTGGAGCGCACCGAGGACATCCTGCTGCCGCTCACCCCGGGGCTGCACCGCAGGGGCTTCGCCACCGCGGTGGTCCGGATCGCGGGCACCCGGATCGGGGTGCTGAGCTGCCATCTGAGCCTGCAGCGTCAGGAGCGCCTCGCCCAGGCGGAGCGGCTGCTGGAGACGGTGGACGCGATGGACGTGGAGCACGTCGTCGTCGCCGGTGACCTCAACGACGTACCGAGCGGGCGCGCCTTCCGGCTGCTCGCCGGGCGGCTCCAGGACTGCTGGGAGGTACGTCCCCGGGGCGGCGAGCACACCTTTCCGCCGCACGAACCGCAGCGGCGGATCGACGCGGTCTTCGCGACCGGTGGCATCGAGGTGCTCGGCTGCGGGGTCCCGGCGGGACTGCCCGGGGTGTGGCCGCCCGACCTGCTGGCCGCGACCGACCACCTGCCGGTGCTGGCCGCGCTGCGGGTGCCCGCGGCCCGGCCGTAG
- a CDS encoding DUF5931 domain-containing protein, whose protein sequence is MARRVRVVRMSVEQPLWRALTAYRVLTMLYAILLAVFGREKYERPWVAVVFLTVMAVWTLATLPKVAGAVACTKRFLGADLTLALTGILITPLADFQAQHMDGPTLPSIWTAGSVLAFAIKGGWRWAAFASTFVAVANLIERAEPSRDTLHNVLLVWVASIAIGYVVEVARASERTLARALEIEAATRERERLARDIHDSVLQVLAMVQRRGTALGGEAAELGRMAGEQEVALRTLVSSGLVPPTRLSEDAAEGAVVRTVETDDDEADVPAETDLRALLAPHAGSRVSFAEPGAPVLLAPGAAGELAAAVSAALDNVRVHAGESAQAWILVEDWPDEVIVTVRDDGPGIPDGRLAQAEGEGRLGVALSIRGRLRDLGGTAELISVPGQGTEVELKVPKVSRGKAGSVR, encoded by the coding sequence ATGGCCAGACGGGTGCGGGTCGTGCGGATGTCGGTCGAGCAGCCGCTGTGGCGTGCCCTGACCGCGTACCGCGTCCTGACGATGCTCTACGCGATCCTGCTCGCGGTCTTCGGCCGCGAGAAGTACGAGCGGCCGTGGGTGGCCGTCGTCTTCCTGACGGTCATGGCCGTCTGGACGCTCGCCACCCTGCCGAAGGTGGCGGGCGCGGTCGCCTGCACCAAGCGCTTCCTGGGCGCCGACCTCACGCTCGCGCTGACCGGCATCCTCATCACGCCGCTCGCCGACTTCCAGGCCCAGCACATGGACGGCCCCACCCTGCCGTCCATCTGGACCGCGGGCTCCGTCCTCGCCTTCGCGATCAAGGGCGGCTGGCGGTGGGCGGCCTTCGCCTCCACCTTCGTCGCCGTCGCCAACCTGATCGAGCGCGCCGAGCCCAGCCGCGACACCCTGCACAACGTCCTGCTGGTCTGGGTCGCCTCCATCGCCATCGGGTACGTCGTCGAGGTCGCCCGCGCCAGTGAGCGCACCCTCGCCCGCGCCCTGGAGATCGAGGCGGCCACCCGTGAGCGCGAACGGCTTGCCCGGGACATCCACGACAGCGTGCTCCAGGTCCTCGCGATGGTGCAGCGCCGCGGCACGGCGCTCGGCGGCGAGGCGGCCGAGCTGGGCCGGATGGCCGGGGAACAGGAGGTCGCCCTGCGCACCCTGGTCTCCAGCGGCCTGGTACCGCCCACCCGGCTCTCCGAGGACGCGGCCGAGGGCGCCGTCGTACGGACCGTCGAGACGGACGACGACGAGGCCGACGTGCCGGCCGAGACCGATCTGCGCGCCCTGCTCGCCCCGCACGCCGGCTCCCGGGTCAGTTTCGCGGAGCCCGGTGCCCCGGTGCTGCTCGCGCCCGGGGCGGCCGGCGAACTGGCGGCCGCCGTCAGCGCGGCACTGGACAATGTCCGGGTGCACGCGGGGGAGAGCGCCCAGGCGTGGATCCTGGTCGAGGACTGGCCCGACGAGGTGATCGTCACGGTCCGGGACGACGGACCGGGCATCCCGGACGGGCGGCTCGCCCAGGCCGAGGGCGAGGGCCGCCTCGGCGTCGCCCTCTCCATCCGCGGGCGGCTGCGCGATCTGGGCGGCACGGCAGAACTGATCTCGGTGCCCGGCCAGGGCACCGAGGTCGAACTGAAGGTTCCGAAGGTTTCACGGGGGAAGGCGGGTTCAGTCCGATGA
- a CDS encoding metallophosphoesterase, with the protein MAAGPNSRDAGAGRRTRIHVVSDVHGNTEALARAGEGADALVCLGDLVLFLDYADHSRGIFPDLFGVENADRIVALRTERRFEEARDFGRELWAGLDRNAAIIAAVRKQYAEMFAALPAPTYATYGNVDIPDLWPEYAGPGTTVLDGDRVEIGGRVFGFVGGGLRTPMRTPYEISDEEYAAKIEAVGEVDVLCTHIPPDVPELTYDTVARRFERGSRALLAAIRRTRPRYSVFGHVHQPLVRRMRIGVTECVNVGHFASTGRPWALEW; encoded by the coding sequence ATGGCAGCAGGACCGAACAGCAGGGACGCCGGCGCCGGACGGCGCACCCGCATCCACGTGGTCAGTGACGTGCACGGCAACACCGAGGCGCTCGCCCGCGCCGGGGAGGGCGCCGACGCCCTCGTCTGTCTGGGTGACCTGGTGCTCTTCCTCGACTACGCGGACCACTCGCGCGGCATCTTCCCCGACCTGTTCGGCGTGGAGAACGCCGACCGCATCGTCGCCCTGCGCACCGAGCGCCGCTTCGAGGAGGCCCGGGACTTCGGCCGGGAGCTGTGGGCGGGCCTGGACCGCAACGCCGCGATCATCGCCGCCGTGCGCAAGCAGTACGCCGAGATGTTCGCCGCCCTGCCCGCCCCGACGTACGCCACCTACGGCAACGTCGACATCCCCGACCTGTGGCCCGAGTACGCCGGCCCCGGCACCACCGTCCTGGACGGCGACCGCGTCGAGATCGGCGGCCGGGTCTTCGGTTTCGTCGGCGGCGGCCTGCGGACCCCGATGCGCACCCCGTACGAGATCAGCGACGAGGAGTACGCCGCCAAGATCGAGGCGGTGGGCGAGGTCGACGTCCTCTGCACGCACATCCCGCCCGATGTCCCCGAGCTGACGTACGACACCGTGGCGCGCCGCTTCGAGCGCGGCAGCCGGGCGCTGCTCGCCGCCATCCGCCGCACCCGGCCCCGCTACTCCGTCTTCGGCCACGTCCACCAGCCGCTGGTCCGCCGGATGCGGATCGGCGTCACCGAGTGCGTCAACGTCGGCCACTTCGCCTCGACCGGCCGGCCCTGGGCCCTGGAGTGGTGA
- a CDS encoding 1-acyl-sn-glycerol-3-phosphate acyltransferase, with translation MIYGAMKFSIGGSLKLAFRPWVEGLENIPAQGPAILASNHLSFSDSFFLPAVLDRKVTFIAKAEYFTAPGVKGKLTAAFFKGVGQLPVDRSGARGAGEAAIKAGIEVIESGGLFGIYPEGTRSPDGRLYRGKPGGLARVALATGAPVIPVAMIDTEKIQPPGQVMPKLMRPGIRIGKPLDFSRYHGMEGDRFILRSVTDEVMYEIMKLSGQEYVDIYATAAKRQLADEAKRQAEAAKQAASGGRDEQRGTDGDRGA, from the coding sequence TTGATCTACGGCGCTATGAAGTTCTCCATCGGCGGGTCTCTGAAGCTCGCCTTCAGGCCGTGGGTGGAGGGCCTGGAGAACATTCCCGCGCAGGGACCCGCGATCCTCGCGAGCAATCATCTGTCGTTCTCCGACTCCTTCTTCCTGCCGGCCGTCCTGGACCGCAAGGTCACCTTCATCGCCAAGGCCGAGTACTTCACCGCGCCCGGGGTCAAGGGCAAGCTCACGGCCGCCTTCTTCAAGGGCGTGGGACAGCTCCCGGTGGACCGCTCCGGTGCCCGCGGGGCCGGTGAGGCGGCGATCAAGGCCGGTATCGAGGTCATCGAGAGCGGTGGGCTCTTCGGCATCTACCCGGAGGGCACCCGGTCGCCCGACGGCCGCCTGTACCGCGGCAAGCCCGGCGGTCTCGCCCGGGTGGCGCTCGCCACCGGCGCCCCGGTCATCCCCGTCGCGATGATCGACACGGAGAAGATCCAGCCGCCCGGGCAGGTGATGCCCAAGCTGATGCGCCCGGGGATCAGGATCGGCAAGCCGCTCGACTTCAGCCGCTACCACGGCATGGAGGGCGACCGCTTCATCCTGCGCTCGGTCACCGACGAGGTGATGTACGAGATCATGAAGCTGTCCGGGCAGGAGTACGTCGACATCTACGCGACGGCCGCCAAGCGGCAGCTCGCGGACGAGGCGAAGCGGCAGGCGGAGGCCGCGAAGCAGGCCGCGTCCGGCGGCCGGGACGAGCAGCGGGGGACGGACGGGGACCGCGGCGCCTGA
- a CDS encoding response regulator transcription factor: MSAAHEENAGQQRPIRVMVVDDHPMWRDAVARDLAESGFDVVATAGDGPQAVRRAGAVTPDVLVLDLNLPGMPGVQVCKELVGSQPGLRVLVLSASGEHADVLEAVKSGATGYLLKSASTRELTDAVRSTAVGDPVFTPGLAGLVLGEYRRLASEPAPVASDEPKAPQLTDRETEVLRLVAKGLSYKQIAERLVISHRTVQNHVQNTLGKLQLHNRVELVRYAIERGLDDV; encoded by the coding sequence ATGAGCGCAGCACACGAGGAGAACGCCGGGCAGCAGCGGCCGATCAGGGTGATGGTCGTCGACGACCACCCGATGTGGCGCGACGCCGTCGCCCGCGACCTCGCCGAGTCCGGCTTCGACGTGGTGGCGACGGCGGGCGACGGCCCGCAGGCCGTCCGCCGGGCCGGGGCCGTCACCCCCGACGTCCTGGTCCTCGACCTCAACCTGCCCGGGATGCCGGGCGTCCAGGTCTGCAAGGAACTCGTCGGATCGCAGCCGGGACTGCGGGTCCTGGTGCTCTCCGCGAGCGGCGAGCACGCCGACGTCCTGGAGGCGGTCAAGTCCGGTGCCACCGGCTATCTGCTGAAGTCGGCGAGCACCCGGGAGCTGACCGACGCGGTCCGCTCCACCGCCGTCGGCGACCCGGTCTTCACCCCCGGCCTCGCCGGGCTCGTCCTCGGCGAGTACCGCAGACTGGCCTCCGAGCCCGCACCCGTCGCCTCGGACGAGCCGAAGGCCCCGCAGCTCACCGACCGGGAGACCGAGGTGCTGCGGCTGGTGGCCAAGGGACTCTCGTACAAGCAGATCGCCGAGCGCCTCGTCATCTCGCACCGCACCGTGCAGAACCACGTCCAGAACACCCTGGGCAAGCTCCAGTTGCACAACCGGGTGGAGCTCGTGCGGTACGCCATCGAGCGCGGACTCGACGACGTCTGA
- a CDS encoding ROK family glucokinase: MGLTIGVDIGGTKIAAGVVDEEGHILSTFKVPTPPTAEGIVDAIAAAVSGASEGHPVEAVGIGAAGYVDDKRATVLFAPNINWRHEPLKDKVEQRVGLPVVVENDANAAAWGEYRFGAGQGHDDVICITLGTGLGGGIIIGNKLRRGRFGVAAEFGHIRVVPDGLLCGCGSQGCWEQYASGRALVRYAKQRANATPENATILLALGDGTVEGIEGKHISEAARQGCPVAVDSFRELARWAGAGLADLASLFDPSAFIVGGGVSDEGELVLDPIRKSFRRWLIGGEWRPHAQVLAAQLGGKAGLVGAADLARQG; the protein is encoded by the coding sequence ATGGGACTCACCATCGGCGTCGATATCGGCGGCACGAAGATCGCAGCTGGAGTGGTCGACGAAGAGGGCCACATCCTCTCGACCTTCAAGGTGCCGACCCCGCCGACGGCCGAAGGCATCGTGGACGCGATCGCGGCGGCGGTGTCCGGCGCGAGCGAGGGGCATCCCGTCGAGGCGGTCGGCATCGGCGCAGCCGGATACGTCGACGACAAGCGGGCCACGGTGCTGTTCGCACCGAACATCAACTGGCGGCACGAGCCGCTGAAGGACAAGGTCGAGCAGCGCGTCGGCCTCCCCGTGGTCGTGGAGAACGACGCCAACGCGGCGGCCTGGGGCGAGTACCGCTTCGGCGCCGGTCAGGGCCATGACGACGTCATCTGCATCACGCTCGGCACGGGCCTCGGCGGCGGCATCATCATCGGCAACAAGCTGCGCCGCGGACGCTTCGGCGTGGCCGCCGAGTTCGGCCACATCCGGGTCGTCCCGGACGGGCTGCTCTGCGGCTGCGGCAGCCAGGGCTGCTGGGAGCAGTACGCCTCCGGCCGGGCGCTCGTGCGGTACGCGAAGCAGCGCGCCAACGCCACCCCCGAGAACGCCACGATCCTGCTGGCGCTCGGTGACGGCACGGTCGAGGGCATCGAGGGCAAGCACATCAGCGAGGCCGCCCGGCAGGGCTGCCCGGTGGCGGTCGACTCCTTCCGTGAGCTGGCCCGCTGGGCCGGCGCCGGACTGGCCGACCTCGCCTCGCTCTTCGACCCGTCCGCCTTCATCGTCGGCGGCGGCGTGTCGGACGAGGGCGAACTGGTCCTCGACCCGATCCGCAAGTCGTTCCGGCGCTGGCTGATCGGCGGCGAGTGGCGCCCGCACGCCCAGGTGCTCGCGGCCCAACTGGGCGGCAAGGCCGGTCTGGTGGGCGCGGCGGACCTGGCCCGGCAGGGCTGA